A part of Ammospiza nelsoni isolate bAmmNel1 chromosome 9, bAmmNel1.pri, whole genome shotgun sequence genomic DNA contains:
- the MKNK1 gene encoding MAP kinase-interacting serine/threonine-protein kinase 1 isoform X3 has product MVSSQPVPIADSGKRKKKKRTRATDQVPGKFEDLYKLTAELLGEGAYAKVQGAVSLQTGKEYAVKIIEKNAGHSRSRVFREIETLYQCQGNKNILELIEFFEDDTRYYLVFEKLRGGSILAHIQKRKHFNEREASKVVRDIASALDFLHTKGIAHRDLKPENILCESPEKISPVKICDFDLGSGVKLNSACTPITTPELTTPCGSAEYMAPEVVEVFMEEATFYDKRCDLWSLGVILYIMLSGYPPFVGNCGTDCGWDRGEVCRVCQNKLFESIQEGKYEFPDKDWSHISSEAKDLISKLLVCDAKERLSAAQVLQHSWLQGAPERGLPTPQVLQRNSSTKDLTLFAAEAIALNRQLSQHESELSAEPESAARAVCSMKLSPPSKSRLARRRALAHATKTSDFQPVPHKAF; this is encoded by the exons ATGGTCAGCAGCCAGCCTGTCCCCATAGCAGAcagtgggaaaaggaaaaagaagaaaagaaccaGAGCCACAGATCAGGTCCCTGGGAAGTTTGAAG ACTTGTACAAGCTGACTGCTGAGCTGCTTGGTGAGGGAGCATATGCTAAAGTTCAGGGTGCTGTCAGTCTCCAAACTGGGAAAGAATATGCAGTCAAA ATCATTGAAAAAAATGCTGGGCATAGTCGGAGTCGGGTTTTTCGTGAGATAGAAACTCTGTACCAGTGCCAGGGTAACAA gaacattTTGGAGTTAATAGAATTTTTTGAAGATGACACAAGATACTACCTGGTCTTTGAGAAGCTGCGAGGAG GTTCAATCCTGGCCCATATTCAAAAGAGGAAGCACTTCAATGAACGAGAAGCAAGCAAAGTGGTGAGAGACATTGCCTCTGCTCTGGACTTTCTTCATACTAAAG GTATTGCTCACAGGGACCTGAAGCCTGAAAACATCTTGTGTGAATCTCCAGAAAAG atatCACCAGTAAAAATATGTGACTTTGACCTTGGCAGTGGGGTGAAGCTCAACAGTGCGTGTACTCCCATAACTACTCCTGAGTTAACAACGCCG TGTGGCTCTGCAGAATACATGGCACCTGAAGTGGTGGAAGTCTTCATGGAGGAGGCCACGTTCTACGACAAGAGGTGTGATCTGTGGAGCCTGGGGGTGATCCTGTACATCATGCTCAGTGGTTACCCCCCTTTTGTGGGCAACTGTGGCACAGactgtggctgggacagaggagaaGTCTGCAGGGTTTGCCAG AACAAGCTTTTTGAGAGCATTCAGGAGGGCAAATATGAATTTCCTGACAAGGACTGGTCACATATTTCCTCTGAGGCCAAAGATCTCATCTCAAAGCTTCTGGTTTGTGATGCCAAAGAACGGCTTAGTGCTGCCCAAGTTTTGCAACATTCATGGCTTCAAGGA GCTCCTGAAAGGGGATTGCCCACCCCTCAAGTTCTTCAAAG gaacagcagcacaaaggacCTGACGCTGTTTGCAGCCGAGGCCATCGCCCTGAACCGGCAGCTGTCCCAGCACGAGAGCGAGCTGAGCGCGGAGCCGGAGAGCGCCGCCCGCGCCGTGTGCTCCATGAAGCTGTCCCCTCCCTCCAAGTCCCGCCTGGCCCGGCGCAGGGCCCTGGCACACGCCACCAAAACCAGCGACTTCCAGCCAGTTCCCCATAAAGCCTTCTGa
- the MKNK1 gene encoding MAP kinase-interacting serine/threonine-protein kinase 1 isoform X2, whose protein sequence is MVSSQPVPIADSGKRKKKKRTRATDQVPGKFEDLYKLTAELLGEGAYAKVQGAVSLQTGKEYAVKIIEKNAGHSRSRVFREIETLYQCQGNKNILELIEFFEDDTRYYLVFEKLRGGSILAHIQKRKHFNEREASKVVRDIASALDFLHTKGIAHRDLKPENILCESPEKISPVKICDFDLGSGVKLNSACTPITTPELTTPCGSAEYMAPEVVEVFMEEATFYDKRCDLWSLGVILYIMLSGYPPFVGNCGTDCGWDRGEVCRVCQNKLFESIQEGKYEFPDKDWSHISSEAKDLISKLLVCDAKERLSAAQVLQHSWLQGQAPERGLPTPQVLQRNSSTKDLTLFAAEAIALNRQLSQHESELSAEPESAARAVCSMKLSPPSKSRLARRRALAHATKTSDFQPVPHKAF, encoded by the exons ATGGTCAGCAGCCAGCCTGTCCCCATAGCAGAcagtgggaaaaggaaaaagaagaaaagaaccaGAGCCACAGATCAGGTCCCTGGGAAGTTTGAAG ACTTGTACAAGCTGACTGCTGAGCTGCTTGGTGAGGGAGCATATGCTAAAGTTCAGGGTGCTGTCAGTCTCCAAACTGGGAAAGAATATGCAGTCAAA ATCATTGAAAAAAATGCTGGGCATAGTCGGAGTCGGGTTTTTCGTGAGATAGAAACTCTGTACCAGTGCCAGGGTAACAA gaacattTTGGAGTTAATAGAATTTTTTGAAGATGACACAAGATACTACCTGGTCTTTGAGAAGCTGCGAGGAG GTTCAATCCTGGCCCATATTCAAAAGAGGAAGCACTTCAATGAACGAGAAGCAAGCAAAGTGGTGAGAGACATTGCCTCTGCTCTGGACTTTCTTCATACTAAAG GTATTGCTCACAGGGACCTGAAGCCTGAAAACATCTTGTGTGAATCTCCAGAAAAG atatCACCAGTAAAAATATGTGACTTTGACCTTGGCAGTGGGGTGAAGCTCAACAGTGCGTGTACTCCCATAACTACTCCTGAGTTAACAACGCCG TGTGGCTCTGCAGAATACATGGCACCTGAAGTGGTGGAAGTCTTCATGGAGGAGGCCACGTTCTACGACAAGAGGTGTGATCTGTGGAGCCTGGGGGTGATCCTGTACATCATGCTCAGTGGTTACCCCCCTTTTGTGGGCAACTGTGGCACAGactgtggctgggacagaggagaaGTCTGCAGGGTTTGCCAG AACAAGCTTTTTGAGAGCATTCAGGAGGGCAAATATGAATTTCCTGACAAGGACTGGTCACATATTTCCTCTGAGGCCAAAGATCTCATCTCAAAGCTTCTGGTTTGTGATGCCAAAGAACGGCTTAGTGCTGCCCAAGTTTTGCAACATTCATGGCTTCAAGGA CAGGCTCCTGAAAGGGGATTGCCCACCCCTCAAGTTCTTCAAAG gaacagcagcacaaaggacCTGACGCTGTTTGCAGCCGAGGCCATCGCCCTGAACCGGCAGCTGTCCCAGCACGAGAGCGAGCTGAGCGCGGAGCCGGAGAGCGCCGCCCGCGCCGTGTGCTCCATGAAGCTGTCCCCTCCCTCCAAGTCCCGCCTGGCCCGGCGCAGGGCCCTGGCACACGCCACCAAAACCAGCGACTTCCAGCCAGTTCCCCATAAAGCCTTCTGa
- the MKNK1 gene encoding MAP kinase-interacting serine/threonine-protein kinase 1 isoform X1 — MFCHTEMVSSQPVPIADSGKRKKKKRTRATDQVPGKFEDLYKLTAELLGEGAYAKVQGAVSLQTGKEYAVKIIEKNAGHSRSRVFREIETLYQCQGNKNILELIEFFEDDTRYYLVFEKLRGGSILAHIQKRKHFNEREASKVVRDIASALDFLHTKGIAHRDLKPENILCESPEKISPVKICDFDLGSGVKLNSACTPITTPELTTPCGSAEYMAPEVVEVFMEEATFYDKRCDLWSLGVILYIMLSGYPPFVGNCGTDCGWDRGEVCRVCQNKLFESIQEGKYEFPDKDWSHISSEAKDLISKLLVCDAKERLSAAQVLQHSWLQGQAPERGLPTPQVLQRNSSTKDLTLFAAEAIALNRQLSQHESELSAEPESAARAVCSMKLSPPSKSRLARRRALAHATKTSDFQPVPHKAF; from the exons ATGTTCTGCCACACAGAGATGGTCAGCAGCCAGCCTGTCCCCATAGCAGAcagtgggaaaaggaaaaagaagaaaagaaccaGAGCCACAGATCAGGTCCCTGGGAAGTTTGAAG ACTTGTACAAGCTGACTGCTGAGCTGCTTGGTGAGGGAGCATATGCTAAAGTTCAGGGTGCTGTCAGTCTCCAAACTGGGAAAGAATATGCAGTCAAA ATCATTGAAAAAAATGCTGGGCATAGTCGGAGTCGGGTTTTTCGTGAGATAGAAACTCTGTACCAGTGCCAGGGTAACAA gaacattTTGGAGTTAATAGAATTTTTTGAAGATGACACAAGATACTACCTGGTCTTTGAGAAGCTGCGAGGAG GTTCAATCCTGGCCCATATTCAAAAGAGGAAGCACTTCAATGAACGAGAAGCAAGCAAAGTGGTGAGAGACATTGCCTCTGCTCTGGACTTTCTTCATACTAAAG GTATTGCTCACAGGGACCTGAAGCCTGAAAACATCTTGTGTGAATCTCCAGAAAAG atatCACCAGTAAAAATATGTGACTTTGACCTTGGCAGTGGGGTGAAGCTCAACAGTGCGTGTACTCCCATAACTACTCCTGAGTTAACAACGCCG TGTGGCTCTGCAGAATACATGGCACCTGAAGTGGTGGAAGTCTTCATGGAGGAGGCCACGTTCTACGACAAGAGGTGTGATCTGTGGAGCCTGGGGGTGATCCTGTACATCATGCTCAGTGGTTACCCCCCTTTTGTGGGCAACTGTGGCACAGactgtggctgggacagaggagaaGTCTGCAGGGTTTGCCAG AACAAGCTTTTTGAGAGCATTCAGGAGGGCAAATATGAATTTCCTGACAAGGACTGGTCACATATTTCCTCTGAGGCCAAAGATCTCATCTCAAAGCTTCTGGTTTGTGATGCCAAAGAACGGCTTAGTGCTGCCCAAGTTTTGCAACATTCATGGCTTCAAGGA CAGGCTCCTGAAAGGGGATTGCCCACCCCTCAAGTTCTTCAAAG gaacagcagcacaaaggacCTGACGCTGTTTGCAGCCGAGGCCATCGCCCTGAACCGGCAGCTGTCCCAGCACGAGAGCGAGCTGAGCGCGGAGCCGGAGAGCGCCGCCCGCGCCGTGTGCTCCATGAAGCTGTCCCCTCCCTCCAAGTCCCGCCTGGCCCGGCGCAGGGCCCTGGCACACGCCACCAAAACCAGCGACTTCCAGCCAGTTCCCCATAAAGCCTTCTGa